A window of Zingiber officinale cultivar Zhangliang chromosome 5A, Zo_v1.1, whole genome shotgun sequence contains these coding sequences:
- the LOC121979769 gene encoding glutamate receptor 3.5-like isoform X1: protein MNLGEFSSLMMDLVEAFCLLIDFFMIMFLFLVLANAMQAACHFDPLRRMELLHLLVLCFSVGLVGGNRTSAPPGEVNLGALFNFGSTIGRAAKLAVELAVEDVNSDPRVLAGTRLNLLAQDTKCSGFLGTVQSLQLLEKNVVAIVGPQSSGIAHVVSHIAHELHVPLLSFAATDPALSSLEHSYFVRTTQSDYFQMNAIADLVANFGWRVVTAIFVDDDFGRGGINALEDALMKKHIEISSKAAVPPNAETSAINDVLLKVMLKESRIYVVHVNPDSGLKVFSVAKSLGMMAAGYAWIASDWLATVLDSSHPPNADTMELIQGAIALRQHVPDSNLKRAFTARWNNLEQSRRNLTSGLNTYALYAYDSVWLAADAIDQLIGEGQTFEFSGDPRLKDSNESPLHLSALKYFSGGDKLVEKMLQTKFTGLTGLFEFDSNGNLIHPAFDILNIGGTGFRRIGFWSNESGLSVVPPENASSNRTQELYSVIWPGESSTKPRGWVFPIDGKPLRIAVPYRTSFKEFVTKDTGPDNVKGYCIDVFKAAVSLLPYPIPYTFVLFGNGTKNPSYNDMVEQVYENHFDAAVGDISIVTNRTRFVDFTQPFIESGLVIVAPVKRKSSNAWAFSEPFTMKMWCVTGAAFLLVGLVVWILEHRLNNEFRGPPKEQLRTIFWFSFSIMFFAHRESAKSTLTRFVLIVWMFVVLIINSSYTAGLTSLLTVRQLSSNIKGLESLISGSYPIGFQVGSFVRDYMIEDLSIDESRLVPLNGPNEYADALDLGPQNGGVAAVVDELPYVELFLSDNCRYMTVGQEFTRSGWGFAFPRDSPLAVDLSTALLTLSEKGDLQRIHDKWLTVSECGADDSQVDSNQLRLASFWGLFLICGLACLVSIVIFLLRVLRQYMKYGEVGGEEEQPESGGGSIQCTSSFKGLISFVDKKEEDVKKGKKESDKQ, encoded by the exons ATGAATCTTGGTGAGTTCAGTTCTTTAATGATGGATCTTGTTGAGGCTTTTTGTTTATTGATTGATTTCTTTATGATAATGTTTTTGTTCCTAGTGCTTGCAAATGCAATGCAAGCCGCGTGCCATTTTGATCCTTTGAGGAGGATGGAATTGCTTCATCTTCTTGTTCTGTGCTTTTCCGTCGGCCTTGTCGGCGGCAACAGAACTTCGGCGCCGCCCGGTGAAGTCAACCTTGGCGCCCTCTTCAACTTCGGTTCGACGATCGGAAGGGCGGCGAAGCTGGCCGTCGAGTTGGCCGTCGAGGATGTCAACAGCGATCCGCGCGTTCTCGCCGGCACCAGACTCAACTTGCTGGCACAGGACACCAAGTGCAGTGGGTTTCTTGGCACTGTTCAGA GTTTGCAATTGCTGGAGAAAAATGTGGTGGCCATCGTCGGCCCACAGTCCTCCGGAATCGCCCATGTCGTCTCTCACATTGCGCATGAACTCCATGTCCCCCTTCTCTCCTTCGCAGCTACTGATCCTGCTCTTTCCTCCCTCGAGCACTCCTATTTCGTACGCACAACCCAAAGCGACTACTTCCAGATGAACGCCATTGCCGATTTGGTCGCCAACTTTGGTTGGAGGGTGGTCACTGCCATCTTTGTAGACGATGACTTCGGAAGAGGTGGAATAAATGCTCTGGAAGATGCTCTGATGAAGAAACACATCGAGATCTCCTCCAAAGCTGCTGTTCCTCCTAACGCCGAGACAAGTGCGATCAACGACGTGCTGCTGAAGGTGATGTTGAAGGAGTCTAGAATCTATGTTGTTCACGTAAACCCTGATTCTGGTCTCAAAGTTTTCTCCGTCGCAAAATCCCTCGGAATGATGGCTGCTGGTTATGCATGGATCGCATCGGATTGGCTCGCTACTGTCCTAGATTCATCTCACCCACCCAACGCCGACACAATGGAGCTCATACAAGGTGCCATTGCTCTGCGCCAGCATGTTCCGGATTCCAATCTCAAGAGAGCATTCACTGCGAGATGGAACAATTTGGAACAGAGCAGGAGGAATTTGACATCAGGCCTGAACACTTATGCTCTGTACGCTTATGATTCAGTGTGGCTAGCTGCCGATGCTATCGATCAGCTCATCGGTGAAGGGCAAACATTTGAATTCTCCGGCGATCCGAGGCTGAAGGATTCAAATGAAAGTCCACTTCATTTGAGCGCCCTTAAGTATTTCTCCGGCGGAGACAAACTAGTTGAGAAAATGTTGCAAACAAAATTCACTGGTCTGACAGGCCTGTTTGAGTTCGACTCCAATGGAAACTTAATCCATCCAGCCTTTGACATCCTTAATATTGGGGGAACAGGTTTCAGGAGGATAGGCTTTTGGTCGAATGAATCAGGTCTTTCAGTTGTTCCTCCTGAAAATGCCTCATCTAACAGAACTCAGGAACTCTACAGTGTCATCTGGCCCGGTGAAAGTTCGACTAAGCCTCGCGGTTGGGTGTTCCCGATCGACGGAAAGCCTCTGAGGATCGCGGTCCCTTACAGGACAAGCTTCAAAGAATTTGTAACCAAAGATACAGGCCCTGACAATGTGAAGGGCTACTGCATTGATGTGTTTAAGGCTGCAGTGAGCTTGCTGCCGTATCCAATTCCTTACACCTTTGTTCTTTTTGGAAATGGTACTAAGAATCCAAGCTACAACGATATGGTGGAACAGGTTTATGAAAAT CACTTTGATGCAGCTGTAGGAGACATATCGATAGTGACCAACCGAACAAGATTTGTCGATTTTACTCAGCCATTTATCGAGTCGGGGCTCGTCATTGTTGCACCTGTGAAAAGGAAATCCTCAAATGCTTGGGCTTTCTCAGAACCTTTCACCATGAAGATGTGGTGTGTCACAGGGGCTGCCTTCCTTTTAGTTGGACTAGTAGTTTGGATTCTCGAACATCGTCTGAACAACGAATTTCGGGGGCCGCCCAAGGAACAACTAAGAACAATTTTTTG GTTTAGTTTCTCAATCATGTTCTTTGCACACA GAGAATCAGCTAAGAGTACCCTTACGCGGTTCGTGCTGATTGTGTGGATGTTTGTGGTCTTGATCATCAACTCAAGCTACACAGCCGGCCTGACATCTCTTCTCACTGTTCGACAACTCTCGTCGAACATCAAAGGGCTTGAGAGCTTGATCTCGGGCTCATACCCCATCGGCTTCCAAGTTGGTTCCTTTGTAAGGGACTACATGATCGAAGACCTCAGCATAGATGAGTCCAGACTCGTGCCACTCAACGGCCCGAACGAGTATGCCGACGCACTCGACCTCGGGCCGCAAAATGGCGGCGTGGCGGCGGTCGTCGATGAGCTTCCTTACGTCGAGCTCTTCCTGTCGGATAACTGCCGGTACATGACAGTCGGGCAGGAGTTCACAAGAAGCGGCTGGGGTTTT GCATTCCCAAGAGACTCCCCTCTCGCCGTAGACTTGTCGACGGCGTTGCTGACGCTGTCGGAGAAAGGTGACCTCCAGAGAATCCACGACAAGTGGCTGACGGTTAGCGAATGCGGCGCCGACGACAGTCAGGTCGATTCGAACCAGCTGAGACTCGCGAGCTTCTGGGGTCTGTTCCTGATTTGTGGCCTGGCGTGTTTGGTGTCGATCGTCATCTTCTTGCTGAGGGTTCTTCGGCAGTACATGAAGTACGGTGAGGTAGGAGGTGAAGAAGAACAACCCGAGTCCGGCGGCGGCAGTATCCAGTGCACGAGTAGCTTTAAGGGTCTGATTTCGTTCGTggataagaaggaagaagacgtCAAGAAAGGCAAGAAGGAGAGCGATAAGCAATGA
- the LOC121979769 gene encoding glutamate receptor 3.5-like isoform X3 — protein sequence MNLGEFSSLMMDLVEAFCLLIDFFMIMFLFLVLANAMQAACHFDPLRRMELLHLLVLCFSVGLVGGNRTSAPPGEVNLGALFNFGSTIGRAAKLAVELAVEDVNSDPRVLAGTRLNLLAQDTKCSGFLGTVQSLQLLEKNVVAIVGPQSSGIAHVVSHIAHELHVPLLSFAATDPALSSLEHSYFVRTTQSDYFQMNAIADLVANFGWRVVTAIFVDDDFGRGGINALEDALMKKHIEISSKAAVPPNAETSAINDVLLKVMLKESRIYVVHVNPDSGLKVFSVAKSLGMMAAGYAWIASDWLATVLDSSHPPNADTMELIQGAIALRQHVPDSNLKRAFTARWNNLEQSRRNLTSGLNTYALYAYDSVWLAADAIDQLIGEGQTFEFSGDPRLKDSNESPLHLSALKYFSGGDKLVEKMLQTKFTGLTGLFEFDSNGNLIHPAFDILNIGGTGFRRIGFWSNESGLSVVPPENASSNRTQELYSVIWPGESSTKPRGWVFPIDGKPLRIAVPYRTSFKEFVTKDTGPDNVKGYCIDVFKAAVSLLPYPIPYTFVLFGNGTKNPSYNDMVEQVYENHFDAAVGDISIVTNRTRFVDFTQPFIESGLVIVAPVKRKSSNAWAFSEPFTMKMWCVTGAAFLLVGLVVWILEHRLNNEFRGPPKEQLRTIFWGLFNLQTKILMADVSGESAKSTLTRFVLIVWMFVVLIINSSYTAGLTSLLTVRQLSSNIKGLESLISGSYPIGFQVGSFVRDYMIEDLSIDESRLVPLNGPNEYADALDLGPQNGGVAAVVDELPYVELFLSDNCRYMTVGQEFTRSGWGFAFPRDSPLAVDLSTALLTLSEKGDLQRIHDKWLTVSECGADDSQVDSNQLRLASFWGLFLICGLACLVSIVIFLLRVLRQYMKYGEVGGEEEQPESGGGSIQCTSSFKGLISFVDKKEEDVKKGKKESDKQ from the exons ATGAATCTTGGTGAGTTCAGTTCTTTAATGATGGATCTTGTTGAGGCTTTTTGTTTATTGATTGATTTCTTTATGATAATGTTTTTGTTCCTAGTGCTTGCAAATGCAATGCAAGCCGCGTGCCATTTTGATCCTTTGAGGAGGATGGAATTGCTTCATCTTCTTGTTCTGTGCTTTTCCGTCGGCCTTGTCGGCGGCAACAGAACTTCGGCGCCGCCCGGTGAAGTCAACCTTGGCGCCCTCTTCAACTTCGGTTCGACGATCGGAAGGGCGGCGAAGCTGGCCGTCGAGTTGGCCGTCGAGGATGTCAACAGCGATCCGCGCGTTCTCGCCGGCACCAGACTCAACTTGCTGGCACAGGACACCAAGTGCAGTGGGTTTCTTGGCACTGTTCAGA GTTTGCAATTGCTGGAGAAAAATGTGGTGGCCATCGTCGGCCCACAGTCCTCCGGAATCGCCCATGTCGTCTCTCACATTGCGCATGAACTCCATGTCCCCCTTCTCTCCTTCGCAGCTACTGATCCTGCTCTTTCCTCCCTCGAGCACTCCTATTTCGTACGCACAACCCAAAGCGACTACTTCCAGATGAACGCCATTGCCGATTTGGTCGCCAACTTTGGTTGGAGGGTGGTCACTGCCATCTTTGTAGACGATGACTTCGGAAGAGGTGGAATAAATGCTCTGGAAGATGCTCTGATGAAGAAACACATCGAGATCTCCTCCAAAGCTGCTGTTCCTCCTAACGCCGAGACAAGTGCGATCAACGACGTGCTGCTGAAGGTGATGTTGAAGGAGTCTAGAATCTATGTTGTTCACGTAAACCCTGATTCTGGTCTCAAAGTTTTCTCCGTCGCAAAATCCCTCGGAATGATGGCTGCTGGTTATGCATGGATCGCATCGGATTGGCTCGCTACTGTCCTAGATTCATCTCACCCACCCAACGCCGACACAATGGAGCTCATACAAGGTGCCATTGCTCTGCGCCAGCATGTTCCGGATTCCAATCTCAAGAGAGCATTCACTGCGAGATGGAACAATTTGGAACAGAGCAGGAGGAATTTGACATCAGGCCTGAACACTTATGCTCTGTACGCTTATGATTCAGTGTGGCTAGCTGCCGATGCTATCGATCAGCTCATCGGTGAAGGGCAAACATTTGAATTCTCCGGCGATCCGAGGCTGAAGGATTCAAATGAAAGTCCACTTCATTTGAGCGCCCTTAAGTATTTCTCCGGCGGAGACAAACTAGTTGAGAAAATGTTGCAAACAAAATTCACTGGTCTGACAGGCCTGTTTGAGTTCGACTCCAATGGAAACTTAATCCATCCAGCCTTTGACATCCTTAATATTGGGGGAACAGGTTTCAGGAGGATAGGCTTTTGGTCGAATGAATCAGGTCTTTCAGTTGTTCCTCCTGAAAATGCCTCATCTAACAGAACTCAGGAACTCTACAGTGTCATCTGGCCCGGTGAAAGTTCGACTAAGCCTCGCGGTTGGGTGTTCCCGATCGACGGAAAGCCTCTGAGGATCGCGGTCCCTTACAGGACAAGCTTCAAAGAATTTGTAACCAAAGATACAGGCCCTGACAATGTGAAGGGCTACTGCATTGATGTGTTTAAGGCTGCAGTGAGCTTGCTGCCGTATCCAATTCCTTACACCTTTGTTCTTTTTGGAAATGGTACTAAGAATCCAAGCTACAACGATATGGTGGAACAGGTTTATGAAAAT CACTTTGATGCAGCTGTAGGAGACATATCGATAGTGACCAACCGAACAAGATTTGTCGATTTTACTCAGCCATTTATCGAGTCGGGGCTCGTCATTGTTGCACCTGTGAAAAGGAAATCCTCAAATGCTTGGGCTTTCTCAGAACCTTTCACCATGAAGATGTGGTGTGTCACAGGGGCTGCCTTCCTTTTAGTTGGACTAGTAGTTTGGATTCTCGAACATCGTCTGAACAACGAATTTCGGGGGCCGCCCAAGGAACAACTAAGAACAATTTTTTG GGGACTATTTAATTTGCAGACTAAGATTCTTATGGCTGATGTTTCAGGAGAATCAGCTAAGAGTACCCTTACGCGGTTCGTGCTGATTGTGTGGATGTTTGTGGTCTTGATCATCAACTCAAGCTACACAGCCGGCCTGACATCTCTTCTCACTGTTCGACAACTCTCGTCGAACATCAAAGGGCTTGAGAGCTTGATCTCGGGCTCATACCCCATCGGCTTCCAAGTTGGTTCCTTTGTAAGGGACTACATGATCGAAGACCTCAGCATAGATGAGTCCAGACTCGTGCCACTCAACGGCCCGAACGAGTATGCCGACGCACTCGACCTCGGGCCGCAAAATGGCGGCGTGGCGGCGGTCGTCGATGAGCTTCCTTACGTCGAGCTCTTCCTGTCGGATAACTGCCGGTACATGACAGTCGGGCAGGAGTTCACAAGAAGCGGCTGGGGTTTT GCATTCCCAAGAGACTCCCCTCTCGCCGTAGACTTGTCGACGGCGTTGCTGACGCTGTCGGAGAAAGGTGACCTCCAGAGAATCCACGACAAGTGGCTGACGGTTAGCGAATGCGGCGCCGACGACAGTCAGGTCGATTCGAACCAGCTGAGACTCGCGAGCTTCTGGGGTCTGTTCCTGATTTGTGGCCTGGCGTGTTTGGTGTCGATCGTCATCTTCTTGCTGAGGGTTCTTCGGCAGTACATGAAGTACGGTGAGGTAGGAGGTGAAGAAGAACAACCCGAGTCCGGCGGCGGCAGTATCCAGTGCACGAGTAGCTTTAAGGGTCTGATTTCGTTCGTggataagaaggaagaagacgtCAAGAAAGGCAAGAAGGAGAGCGATAAGCAATGA
- the LOC121979770 gene encoding septum-promoting GTP-binding protein 1-like, with the protein MVRRRLSLSCTKSSRAFPAVCCTTKVAVLDNSDDVTRPLPRQIGLPPPNPSSILRRRRRRTMTRLRVRSFLRLDRTWTRFLGFAFLRRFLRAVWDRLLPCSSFAAGAARYRRLKACFSAPHLDPPNDPHRTSSPDLEAADSDLITLKISLLGDRRTGKTSFMIKYVGDEEEHSGIQAAGLNSMDKILFVRGARIAFNIWDVGGDDQILNHIPEVCKGAVAVLIIFDLTNRSSLNNAIGWFQKARNWNKTAVPVLVGTKFDEFVQLPLEMQWTIVNQARAYARAMKATLFFSSASHNINVNKIFKFIAAKLFNLPWSLERNLTVGEPIVDF; encoded by the exons ATGGTGCGACGACGGCTGTCGTTGAGCTGCACAAAATCTAGCAGAGCATTTCCAGCTGTTTGCTGCACCACCAAAGTTGCCGTTTTGGACAACAGCGATGATGTTACGCGGCCTCTCCCGCGCCAAATAGGGCTTCCTCCTCCTAATCCAAGTTCCATCCtccgccgtcgccgtcgccgcaCCATGACCCGTCTCCGCGTCCGGTCCTTCCTTCGCTTGGACCGCACCTGGACGCGCTTCCTCGGCTTCGCCTTCCTCCGCCGCTTTCTCCGCGCGGTGTGGGACCGCCTCCTCCCCTGCTCCTCCTTCGCCGCCGGCGCCGCCCGATACCGCCGCCTCAAGGCGTGCTTCTCCGCGCCTCACCTCGACCCGCCCAATGACCCCCACCGGACCTCCTCTCCCGACCTCGAGGCTGCCGACTCCGACCTGATCACCCTCAAGATCAGTCTCCTCGGCGATCGCCGCACGGGCAAAACCAGCTTCATG ATCAAGTATGTGGGAGATGAAGAAGAACATAGCGGAATCCAGGCGGCGGGGCTGAATTCGATGGATAAGATATTATTTGTGCGTGGAGCGAGGATCGCGTTCAACATTTGGGATGTTGGGG GGGATGATCAAATCCTCAATCATATACCTGAAGTTTGTAAAGGAGCGGTGGCTGTTTTGATCATTTTTGATCTCACCAATCGATCTTCTCTAAACAA CGCCATTGGATGGTTCCAAAAGGCAAGAAATTGGAACAAG ACTGCAGTTCCAGTCCTGGTGGGAACCAAATTCGATGAGTTTGTTCAGCTTCCTCTCGAAATGCAGTGGACAATTGTGAATCAG GCCAGAGCATATGCGAGGGCGATGAAAGCGACCCTGTTCTTCTCCAGTGCTAGCCACAACATTAACGTGAACAAGATTTTCAAGTTTATAGCAGCCAAGCTCTTTAACTTGCCATGGTCGCTGGAGAGAAATCTAACTGTCGGAGAGCCTATAGTTGATTTttag
- the LOC121979769 gene encoding glutamate receptor 3.5-like isoform X2: protein MNLVLANAMQAACHFDPLRRMELLHLLVLCFSVGLVGGNRTSAPPGEVNLGALFNFGSTIGRAAKLAVELAVEDVNSDPRVLAGTRLNLLAQDTKCSGFLGTVQSLQLLEKNVVAIVGPQSSGIAHVVSHIAHELHVPLLSFAATDPALSSLEHSYFVRTTQSDYFQMNAIADLVANFGWRVVTAIFVDDDFGRGGINALEDALMKKHIEISSKAAVPPNAETSAINDVLLKVMLKESRIYVVHVNPDSGLKVFSVAKSLGMMAAGYAWIASDWLATVLDSSHPPNADTMELIQGAIALRQHVPDSNLKRAFTARWNNLEQSRRNLTSGLNTYALYAYDSVWLAADAIDQLIGEGQTFEFSGDPRLKDSNESPLHLSALKYFSGGDKLVEKMLQTKFTGLTGLFEFDSNGNLIHPAFDILNIGGTGFRRIGFWSNESGLSVVPPENASSNRTQELYSVIWPGESSTKPRGWVFPIDGKPLRIAVPYRTSFKEFVTKDTGPDNVKGYCIDVFKAAVSLLPYPIPYTFVLFGNGTKNPSYNDMVEQVYENHFDAAVGDISIVTNRTRFVDFTQPFIESGLVIVAPVKRKSSNAWAFSEPFTMKMWCVTGAAFLLVGLVVWILEHRLNNEFRGPPKEQLRTIFWFSFSIMFFAHRESAKSTLTRFVLIVWMFVVLIINSSYTAGLTSLLTVRQLSSNIKGLESLISGSYPIGFQVGSFVRDYMIEDLSIDESRLVPLNGPNEYADALDLGPQNGGVAAVVDELPYVELFLSDNCRYMTVGQEFTRSGWGFAFPRDSPLAVDLSTALLTLSEKGDLQRIHDKWLTVSECGADDSQVDSNQLRLASFWGLFLICGLACLVSIVIFLLRVLRQYMKYGEVGGEEEQPESGGGSIQCTSSFKGLISFVDKKEEDVKKGKKESDKQ from the exons ATGAATCTTG TGCTTGCAAATGCAATGCAAGCCGCGTGCCATTTTGATCCTTTGAGGAGGATGGAATTGCTTCATCTTCTTGTTCTGTGCTTTTCCGTCGGCCTTGTCGGCGGCAACAGAACTTCGGCGCCGCCCGGTGAAGTCAACCTTGGCGCCCTCTTCAACTTCGGTTCGACGATCGGAAGGGCGGCGAAGCTGGCCGTCGAGTTGGCCGTCGAGGATGTCAACAGCGATCCGCGCGTTCTCGCCGGCACCAGACTCAACTTGCTGGCACAGGACACCAAGTGCAGTGGGTTTCTTGGCACTGTTCAGA GTTTGCAATTGCTGGAGAAAAATGTGGTGGCCATCGTCGGCCCACAGTCCTCCGGAATCGCCCATGTCGTCTCTCACATTGCGCATGAACTCCATGTCCCCCTTCTCTCCTTCGCAGCTACTGATCCTGCTCTTTCCTCCCTCGAGCACTCCTATTTCGTACGCACAACCCAAAGCGACTACTTCCAGATGAACGCCATTGCCGATTTGGTCGCCAACTTTGGTTGGAGGGTGGTCACTGCCATCTTTGTAGACGATGACTTCGGAAGAGGTGGAATAAATGCTCTGGAAGATGCTCTGATGAAGAAACACATCGAGATCTCCTCCAAAGCTGCTGTTCCTCCTAACGCCGAGACAAGTGCGATCAACGACGTGCTGCTGAAGGTGATGTTGAAGGAGTCTAGAATCTATGTTGTTCACGTAAACCCTGATTCTGGTCTCAAAGTTTTCTCCGTCGCAAAATCCCTCGGAATGATGGCTGCTGGTTATGCATGGATCGCATCGGATTGGCTCGCTACTGTCCTAGATTCATCTCACCCACCCAACGCCGACACAATGGAGCTCATACAAGGTGCCATTGCTCTGCGCCAGCATGTTCCGGATTCCAATCTCAAGAGAGCATTCACTGCGAGATGGAACAATTTGGAACAGAGCAGGAGGAATTTGACATCAGGCCTGAACACTTATGCTCTGTACGCTTATGATTCAGTGTGGCTAGCTGCCGATGCTATCGATCAGCTCATCGGTGAAGGGCAAACATTTGAATTCTCCGGCGATCCGAGGCTGAAGGATTCAAATGAAAGTCCACTTCATTTGAGCGCCCTTAAGTATTTCTCCGGCGGAGACAAACTAGTTGAGAAAATGTTGCAAACAAAATTCACTGGTCTGACAGGCCTGTTTGAGTTCGACTCCAATGGAAACTTAATCCATCCAGCCTTTGACATCCTTAATATTGGGGGAACAGGTTTCAGGAGGATAGGCTTTTGGTCGAATGAATCAGGTCTTTCAGTTGTTCCTCCTGAAAATGCCTCATCTAACAGAACTCAGGAACTCTACAGTGTCATCTGGCCCGGTGAAAGTTCGACTAAGCCTCGCGGTTGGGTGTTCCCGATCGACGGAAAGCCTCTGAGGATCGCGGTCCCTTACAGGACAAGCTTCAAAGAATTTGTAACCAAAGATACAGGCCCTGACAATGTGAAGGGCTACTGCATTGATGTGTTTAAGGCTGCAGTGAGCTTGCTGCCGTATCCAATTCCTTACACCTTTGTTCTTTTTGGAAATGGTACTAAGAATCCAAGCTACAACGATATGGTGGAACAGGTTTATGAAAAT CACTTTGATGCAGCTGTAGGAGACATATCGATAGTGACCAACCGAACAAGATTTGTCGATTTTACTCAGCCATTTATCGAGTCGGGGCTCGTCATTGTTGCACCTGTGAAAAGGAAATCCTCAAATGCTTGGGCTTTCTCAGAACCTTTCACCATGAAGATGTGGTGTGTCACAGGGGCTGCCTTCCTTTTAGTTGGACTAGTAGTTTGGATTCTCGAACATCGTCTGAACAACGAATTTCGGGGGCCGCCCAAGGAACAACTAAGAACAATTTTTTG GTTTAGTTTCTCAATCATGTTCTTTGCACACA GAGAATCAGCTAAGAGTACCCTTACGCGGTTCGTGCTGATTGTGTGGATGTTTGTGGTCTTGATCATCAACTCAAGCTACACAGCCGGCCTGACATCTCTTCTCACTGTTCGACAACTCTCGTCGAACATCAAAGGGCTTGAGAGCTTGATCTCGGGCTCATACCCCATCGGCTTCCAAGTTGGTTCCTTTGTAAGGGACTACATGATCGAAGACCTCAGCATAGATGAGTCCAGACTCGTGCCACTCAACGGCCCGAACGAGTATGCCGACGCACTCGACCTCGGGCCGCAAAATGGCGGCGTGGCGGCGGTCGTCGATGAGCTTCCTTACGTCGAGCTCTTCCTGTCGGATAACTGCCGGTACATGACAGTCGGGCAGGAGTTCACAAGAAGCGGCTGGGGTTTT GCATTCCCAAGAGACTCCCCTCTCGCCGTAGACTTGTCGACGGCGTTGCTGACGCTGTCGGAGAAAGGTGACCTCCAGAGAATCCACGACAAGTGGCTGACGGTTAGCGAATGCGGCGCCGACGACAGTCAGGTCGATTCGAACCAGCTGAGACTCGCGAGCTTCTGGGGTCTGTTCCTGATTTGTGGCCTGGCGTGTTTGGTGTCGATCGTCATCTTCTTGCTGAGGGTTCTTCGGCAGTACATGAAGTACGGTGAGGTAGGAGGTGAAGAAGAACAACCCGAGTCCGGCGGCGGCAGTATCCAGTGCACGAGTAGCTTTAAGGGTCTGATTTCGTTCGTggataagaaggaagaagacgtCAAGAAAGGCAAGAAGGAGAGCGATAAGCAATGA